In Leopardus geoffroyi isolate Oge1 chromosome D1, O.geoffroyi_Oge1_pat1.0, whole genome shotgun sequence, the genomic stretch tggcttaGGTGGGGGACTAAGTGCAAAATCTCCTCCTTGGGGCATTTTGAATATGTGTTGACTATCATGATAATTATGTTTCATAAATTATCGCATTTAATTCTTACTTTAACACTATAAAGTATAACAACTATTTTCCACATTTACCAATGATGAAGCTTAggatttataaagttaaaaatgacaCTCATCCAGCAATTAGTGATGGAATCAGTGTTTAAACTTGacttttccccccaaaacccagctttaaaatatctgataaagccactcagaatatattaaatgaataaatggaaaaactacATGGttattataagaaaacatagCTCTCTGCAAtctaaaacacacaaaagttGATGAGATACATATATAGTCAGCAGCAAACAAGAATGTGGCTGCAGATGAAATGCCTGAAAAGATAAAGTTTTGAGGAACTAATTCATTTGAGAACACAAAATTGTTCATGAAATGGCCACAGAATATATACCAACCTTGGTCGAAAACAAATAATTTCCAATTCAATGAATGCTTCAGCCCATGATGATCTAAAGTAAAAGAGTGTTTTGAACAGAGCATTTTATAGATATGCCCAAAGTAGTATTCTCAGTGTTCCACgtataataaaattaacatcTAAAATTAAGAAGtgaattgttttcaatttcagcACTGAATGAATATGACCAAAACAAATTGAGATGCACTGAATCCATAAaagaggggggaggcagagagggaatgcCATGTGGGTAAGTACTATTTTCAGAGTCTTGGAGTTTTATTCAAGCTTGGAAAGCATAGTACTAATGGTACCAGGCTACACTAATTGGACCTTTCTCTagtaaaacacaaaaaatacGTGCTTGGGGTCTTGCCAAAATATTGGAATATATTTAGCACTTATAAGTGGTTTGAAGGAGACTTAAGAGATCTACcacaatatttaaaagaagagtaCATGttgaatgataaaaaataaaatgtttacaggAATAGTCTTCCATATTCATAAAGCAACTAAATATAAGATTTCTGTCATGGTGGACAATGTTGCATGATAAGGAGCATGTATTTTGAAAGCCAGAGTCCCTGGGTTCAATTCTACATTGCCACGTCCTAGGTGAGTCACCGTTATGCAATTTACTTAACatttctctgcctcagtctcctATTTGGTACAATGAGAACAACAATAACATCTACATCACAGTATAGTTTTGTGGACTAAAGGAGTAAATACATGTAAAGGGCTTAGTAAACAGCCAAACTCACAGTGATCATTATTTGAGTGTCAAACCATTATTATAACTATTGTAATAAGTAGGATGAAACTTGACAATGATGATTTTTactcaggatttttaaaaaatttttttacaatttatttatttattttggaagagagagagcacacacatacaggagcaactgggggagggggaaatagagggagagagagaatcccaagcagactctgcactgttagtgcagagcctgaagcagggcttgggcccatgaactgtgaaatcatgacctgagccgaaatcaagagttggacacttaccctactgagccacctaggtgcccctactcaGGAATTTTTAATTAGTGCATGTAACAGTGCAAATtggaaaaaagaatttgtttttataaaatgcaaTGTTCAATGtactgagaatttaaaaattattacaataattaGCCTAGTTGTTTCACATCTGTGAACATTATGAAATAGTATCCATAAATATAGAATATGGAATAATGTCAATACTAAATAAACAACAATtattgcaaatatttactgaaagcttcccataaaggcaaaaaaattctaaaagaatttATTGGCTGATATATAGGTACAGATCTAAAGGAAACGAAATGTTTAAAGAATGAGTGGATGGAGAGAAAACAATTTAAGGACTGTATTGACCAATGAAAATACAGGATAGATAAGTCTTAAGCACTCAGGGGTGGAAGGTGACTGACATGGATGGTATTACCCAAAGGTGACCTTGCACAACTGAAGATGTAATGATAGTAAACAAAGAATACTGACCTGGCACTAAGGACCTTTCCAAGGGAATTGGGAAATAATAATGAGAATTAATGACAGAAAGAAACTTAGTCATGGAGGTTGGCATGGTCCTCAGTCAGCCAAGATGAGTGGTGAATTAaacaagagaaagacaaggaaatattacaaaataaaaataagagaaaaatacacaacATCAAATGTCCCCGCTAAAAGGTACAACTGAATTGAAAAATAGCATTTTGGGGACAAAGTTGCAACTACTGTTAACATACCATGACTTCATAAAACAGATTCTGCCAATATGGGtttgtatttacatattttagttTCCAGAAATCTTCTTGCTTGGGAAGAAGAGACCAACCACTCGGTCACGAATCTGCTTGGTCTTGACGCCATACACCAGGGGATTGACTGCGGGAGGCACCAAAAGATACAAACTCGCAAAAATTATATGAATGCTTGGAGGTACCTTCTTGCCAATGCGGTGAGTTAGGAAGCTAAACAGTGCAGGGGTGTAGGAGACAAGTATGGTGCACACATGGGCAGCACAGGTGCCCAGCGCTTTCGAGCGGGCATTCTGGGAAGACAGCCGGAAGACTGCCTGGAGGATTTTGGTATAGGATGCGGCTATGAGCCCTAGGTCCCACACCATCACTGAAAGGGCCACAGAGATTCCGTACACCCTGTTAATGAGAGTGTTGGCACTGGCCAACTTCACCACAGCCATGTGCTCACAGTAGGCATGATTGATAACATATTTAGTATAACATGGTAGCCTTTTAATAAGAAGAGGACAGGGCAAAACCATAAGGATAGCTCGGGTCATACCAGCTAGACCCATTTTAATGACCATTGGTGTGGTCAGGATGGTTGTATAACGCAATGGGATACAAATAGCTACATAGCGGTCAAAGGCCATGGCAACCAAGAGGGATGATTCAATTATGCAGAATGTGTGAATGAAATACAACTGTGTCAGGCAGGTGTCAAAGTCAATCCAATGTGCATCCATCCAGAAGATACCAAGCATCTTGGGGGCCGTGGAAGAGGCAAGAGCCATGTCATTCACTGCCAGCatacaaaggaagaaatacataggCTGGTGGAGGCTTGGTTCTAgtttgatggtgatgatgattacACTGTTCCCCAGCAGGGCCAGGGCAAACAGGAGGCAGACGGGGATGCCAATCCAGCAGTGAAAATCTTGCAAACCAGGAATACCAACCAGGAAGAAAGATGAGATGTAGTGATGTGTAGCATTGTCTGCCATGTTAGAACTGGAGACTTTGCATGCTCAGATACAAAATAGCCAGACTAATCCCTACGCACAGAAAGCAGGTTGACAGAATGATTGGTTCTGTGTATGGAGATTCCATGCATACTAAAATAGTGCATCTAAAGGGCTGACTTTTCTCTGAAACTTCTGTAAGCTGTTGGGTAAATCACTTCACCATAATCTTCATTTGCAAATAAGATCTAGTTAagttctttctaaattttctcttctctgtcctattttattctattctactctttcatttttattatctacTAAGTATACAGGTTGTGACAAAATTTCTGCTTCTTTGTGCCTAGGATTTTTCTGTGTTTGTGATATAAACAGCTTTAAGAAAGGCAAAGACCACTGTTCTTGGGGAATTTTCAATGACGTGTGGAAATGCGTGCGGGAatacataagcacacacacacgtgtccaTATTTGCAGTCATTTGCAGGTTATGTAAAAGGCAATTGTAATTTTAATGATATGGTAGTCCACAGACAACTTAATCAAATAATCAGGAATGCATAATGAGAAATTCAAGCAGTTTAAATATAACCAGAATTCTTGtgaacattaaaaagtaataaactcTTATTCTCACCCCTGGTTAATGCTTTCTTATTTCAGAAAAGATCTTGAAGATAATCAGAAGGACAGGATATTAGAAGCATGTCTTGAAAGTGAGGACTATCAGCtgaatacagaagaaaaacacaaatctgCCATTAGGGTTTTCACTGCATATTCTCCAGATAtcagggttttttggtttttgcttttgttttttgcaatGGCTATATTCCACAATTTTCTATATAATTCAAAAACAAGAACTTATATGACTGCATTTATCAGCCCATccaaatttattcatattttaatgaatatgttAATTCTACATTAACACTATATTAATAAGGAAAAACTGTTTTTACTGAGCCATCCAAGAAAAGTTAACTTTATTCAACATCTTATAAAGTACCATACTTAAGTTTTAGAAAGATTTACAAGgaaattaatttaacattttaagtgaTTAGGGGAGAAAAGCTGTAAATCAGTTATGTgccctccaatttttttttggggggggggatttacTTCTTCACTCTTTCAGATAATGTAAATATTGCTATCAACACACATCTTCAGTTAATAGGAATAATGTAAGTCCATTTGGTGTTCTGCCCCCTCTGACTCCTAGCCTTGACCTCGGGTTTGCAACCTGCCTAATGGCAATGAATAGCAAATCAACATCAATCCAGTCCTCCTGGTGTCAGCGCcacaagcatcttttcatgatcCTTTCCTgatcttgtcttttcattcagaTAACTGCCCTTAACCTTCTTCTGACGATCTAATTTCCTCCCAATATCATAATTTTGGAATGCACTTCCCCGTCTTCATAACATACCTTTTGAAATTTGTAATTGTCCTCAATGGCTGCTCCTGAACTCAACCGATATGAAaggtcaataaatattaata encodes the following:
- the LOC123602475 gene encoding putative olfactory receptor 52P1 encodes the protein MADNATHHYISSFFLVGIPGLQDFHCWIGIPVCLLFALALLGNSVIIITIKLEPSLHQPMYFFLCMLAVNDMALASSTAPKMLGIFWMDAHWIDFDTCLTQLYFIHTFCIIESSLLVAMAFDRYVAICIPLRYTTILTTPMVIKMGLAGMTRAILMVLPCPLLIKRLPCYTKYVINHAYCEHMAVVKLASANTLINRVYGISVALSVMVWDLGLIAASYTKILQAVFRLSSQNARSKALGTCAAHVCTILVSYTPALFSFLTHRIGKKVPPSIHIIFASLYLLVPPAVNPLVYGVKTKQIRDRVVGLFFPSKKISGN